From a single Pochonia chlamydosporia 170 chromosome Unknown PCv3seq00010, whole genome shotgun sequence genomic region:
- a CDS encoding cerato-platanin (similar to Metarhizium robertsii ARSEF 23 XP_007824868.1) — protein sequence MRIPSVAATGLSLSLPLSHLTPDSNIARSKRDDTTTIWATPHDSYSSSIGVPGCKINTNRVAYWPQSVDCNNICVSLEYQDRQVYLLRIDQSAGAHDVSYDAWNYLYTGKSASDKPTSGGAVAMQYHNVDASKCRSLLHTKDGKLPLSAANSMNFLTSCLAQPQSWVARNYMTLNIVDSICTLGVDEQCKLNWPDANQPSCPHILGGLVSLKNAPVYNIQYPSGKKVLASSGASAIGTGSGNGNEENTAGHIRQQWCFISLVVLTCLML from the coding sequence ATGCGCATTCCTTCCGTAGCCGCGACGGGCTTGTCCCTGTCGCTGCCGTTGTCTCatttgacaccagactccaacaTCGCAAGAAGCAAACGCGACGACACCACCACTATCTGGGCCACGCCTCATGATAGCTACTCCTCGTCTATTGGAGTTCCCGGTTGCAAAATTAACACAAATCGCGTGGCCTACTGGCCGCAATCCGTCGACTGTAATAACATTTGTGTCTCGCTTGAGTACCAAGATCGCCAAGTTTACCTTCTCCGAATCGATCAATCCGCCGGCGCGCATGATGTTAGCTACGATGCATGGAACTACCTTTACACTGGCAAATCAGCGTCCGACAAGCCAACTTCTGGCGGTGCAGTGGCAATGCAGTACCACAACGTCGATGCCTCGAAATGCAGATCACTCTTACACACCAAAGACGGCAAGTTGCCGCTTAGCGCTGCCAACAGCATGAATTTCCTCACCAGCTGTCTGGCTCAACCTCAAAGTTGGGTGGCGCGGAACTACATGACGCTCAATATTGTCGATTCAATATGTACACTGGGTGTTGACGAGCAGTGTAAATTGAATTGGCCCGACGCAAATCAGCCATCTTGTCCACACATTCTGGGCGGACTGGTGTCTCTTAAGAACGCACCCGTCTACAATATCCAATACCCTTCCGGCAAGAAGGTGTTGGCATCATCTGGCGCATCTGCTATTGGCACTGGAAGTGGCAACGGCAATGAGGAGAATACTGCCGGCCATATTCGACAGCAATGGTGTTTTATCAGCCTAGTTGTTTTGACCTGTTTAATGCTCTAA
- a CDS encoding feruloyl esterase (similar to Talaromyces marneffei ATCC 18224 XP_002151622.1), with translation MIPLLQTSLVLALAACAVRAATIDEATSACSSIPKPHVEGARVVSIASRLISNGTVLSSSPTLNYDVYNINVCEVNVTLSHPEAKDSVLVQTWLPVKNWNNRFAAIGGGAWLAGQGAIDLAVPATQGYAVSSTDAGLTNANPGTPAGWALTLDGSVNIPLLTNFASQSIHDMAVVGKAVTSSFYGRQPKHSYWNGCSTGGRQGLVAAQQYPYDFDGISAGAPAAYWTQYVVAELWPQVVMREANYYPLPCEFRTIVARAVEACDTKDRVKDSVITDPFSCTFDPFSLVGTQFQCDDGVNLTVTAKTAAIVRKIWDGPKSSKGVSLWSGMPIGSRLDIVAGTQPVNGTNGPKPFFLAEEWVQFFVKRDPKFNVGALTATDFEKIFAESYSKFDNLIGSANPDLSVFKASGGKLLVWHGLADQLIYPQDSIKYLKEVEHKLGGRDHTGQFFRLFLAPGVDHCAYGAAGAAPIDPLAAVVSWVEDGIAPDMLKGETPANAPTHFTRKICRYPLQPKYRGCGSTAIAESYSCL, from the coding sequence ATGATTCCACTGCTTCAAACTTCACTTGTCCTGGCGTTGGCAGCGTGCGCTGTTCGGGCTGCTACCATTGACGAAGCAACCTCTGCTTGCTCAAGCATTCCCAAACCTCACGTTGAAGGCGCAAGAGTGGTTTCAATTGCTAGCAGACTCATTTCTAATGGCACGGTCCTGTCTTCCTCGCCTACACTCAACTACGACGTTTACAACATCAACGTGTGCGAAGTCAACGTGACACTGTCGCATCCCGAGGCCAAAGACTCTGTGCTTGTGCAGACGTGGCTACCTGTCAAAAATTGGAACAACCGATTTGCAGCAATCGGTGGAGGTGCTTGGCTTGCCGGACAAGGAGCTATTGACCTGGCTGTGCCAGCAACCCAAGGTTATGCTGTTTCTTCGACGGACGCTGGCCTTACTAATGCAAATCCAGGGACGCCAGCTGGATGGGCTCTGACACTGGACGGCTCCGTCAACATTCCTCTCCTTACCAACTTTGCTTCTCAATCCATTCATGATatggctgttgttggcaaggCTGTTACGTCTTCATTTTATGGCCGGCAGCCGAAGCACTCCTACTGGAATGGCTGCTCAACCGGGGGAAGGCAAGGGCTTGTCGCTGCCCAACAATACCCTTACGACTTTGACGGTATCTCAGCTGGTGCTCCCGCAGCATACTGGACTCAGTATGTTGTTGCGGAGTTGTGGCCGCAGGTAGTAATGAGAGAAGCAAACTACTATCCGCTACCTTGCGAATTTCGCACGATTGTGGCAAGAGCCGTTGAGGCATGTGACACAAAAGACCGCGTCAAAGACAGCGTGATAACGGATCCATTTTCGTGCACATTTGACCCATTTTCCCTCGTTGGCACTCAGTTTCAGTGTGACGACGGTGTGAACCTTACCGTCACGGCCAAAACCGCCGCCATTGTTCGCAAAATATGGGATGGACCGAAGAGTTCCAAAGGAGTCAGCCTATGGTCCGGAATGCCAATTGGCTCGAGGCTCGACATCGTAGCTGGCACGCAACCAGTCAACGGCACCAATGGTCCAAAGCCTTTCTTCCTCGCAGAGGAATGGGTGCAGTTTTTTGTCAAAAGAGACCCGAAATTCAACGTTGGTGCACTCACAGCCACGGACTTCGAAAAGATATTCGCCGAATCATACAGCAAGTTTGATAATCTCATTGGCTCTGCCAACCCCGATCTGTCTGTCTTTAAAGCCTCCGGAGGCAAGCTCTTAGTCTGGCATGGTCTTGCTGACCAGCTCATCTATCCCCAAGATAGTATCAAATATTTGAAAGAGGTGGAGCACAAGCTCGGGGGCAGAGATCACACAGGCCAGTTTTTTCGTCTCTTTCTTGCACCAGGTGTGGACCACTGTGCATatggtgctgctggtgctgctccGATAGATCCCCTTGCAGCTGTGGTTTCGTGGGTTGAGGATGgaattgcaccagacatgctTAAGGGCGAGACGCCTGCTAATGCGCCTACACATTTTACTCGTAAGATCTGCAGATACCCTCTGCAGCCAAAATACCGCGGATGCGGCAGCACTGCTATCGCTGAGAGCTACAGTTGTCTCTAG
- a CDS encoding aryl-alcohol dehydrogenase protein (similar to Togninia minima UCRPA7 XP_007919457.1) — translation MSFGTAWDPHFGGVDRDAAFQVLDAYFAAGGNFLDCANSYTDEQSETIVGEWLQDRGVRDRMVIATKFTLDYKFHQHGKNQVVNYGGNSKVSMHLSLRDSLKKLQTDWIDIFYLHSWDYTSDIASIMDALHLLVQQGKVLYLGISNALAWVVSAANTYAKAQGKTPFSVYQGMYNVTQRDLENDIIPMSQAMGLGVTAFGVLASGKLKNKSAIAERKRLGREVFRLLQSQSPAEENACKALEAIAEELKANAETVAIAWTMAKFPYVFPTIGIREPEQLQDVMKAISLRLTPEHITLLENSCPLTKPYPHSVLGGDAAQTGKLMAALATPATADIVKTSKPIGYE, via the coding sequence ATGTCATTTGGAACGGCTTGGGATCCCCATTTTGGTGGCGTGGACCGTGATGCAGCTTTCCAGGTGTTAGACGCATACTTTGCGGCGGGTGGAAACTTTCTTGACTGCGCTAATAGCTATACTGATGAACAATCTGAAACGATTGTCGGCGAGTGGTTACAAGATAGAGGGGTTCGAGACCGTATGGTCATCGCCACAAAATTCACCCTGGATTACAAGTTCCACCAACATGGAAAGAACCAGGTTGTCAACTACGGTGGCAACTCCAAAGTATCCATGCATCTAAGCTTGCGAGATAGCTTAAAGAAGTTACAAACGGACTGGATTGACATATTTTACCTCCATTCATGGGACTACACCAGCGATATTGCAAGCATTATGGATGCTTTACATCTCTTGGTGCAGCAAGGCAAGGTTTTGTACCTGGGGATCTCAAATGCGCTTGCTTGGGTCGTAtcagcagcaaacacatATGCTAAAGCTCAAGGGAAGACTCCATTCTCTGTGTATCAAGGCATGTACAATGTCACCCAACGCGACCTGGAGAATGACATTATACCAATGTCTCAAGCTATGGGACTGGGAGTTACCGCTTTTGGGGTGCTGGCATCAGGAAAGTTGAAAAACAAGTCGGCCATTGCGGAGCGAAAGCGGTTGGGCAGAGAAGTATTTCGACTTCTCCAATCACAATCCCCCGCAGAAGAGAATGCCTGCAAAGCCCTGGAAGCTATCGCGGAAGAATTAAAGGCCAACGCAGAAACTGTTGCAATTGCTTGGACGATGGCAAAGTTCCCCTACGTCTTCCCAACAATTGGAATTCGTGAACCAGAACAATTACAGGACGTAATGAAGGCAATATCGCTTCGACTCACTCCGGAACACATCACGCTGCTGGAGAACTCGTGTCCATTGACGAAACCATACCCGCATTCTGTTCTTGGAGGAGACGCTGCACAGACTGGAAAGttgatggcagcattggCTACACCGGCCACGGCGGACATTGTAAAAACGAGCAAACCCATTGGTTATGAGTGA